The sequence CGACGAAATAAGGAAAAGCGGCGGCAATGCCGTAATGTGGAAGACAGGGCATTCTCTCATCAAGTCCAAGATGAAAGAACTCAAGGCCTCCATGGCAGGGGAGATGAGCGGCCACATATTCTTTGCGGACAGGTACTTCGGCTTCGATGACGCGGTTTACGCATCGTGCCGCATAGCCGAGATATTTGCCAAGCTCAAGGCCGAAAACCCTTCTGCCGTGTTCTCGGACCTCCTAAAGGGGCTTCCAAAGACATTCGTAACGCCAGAGTACAGGGTCGACTGCCCTGACTCGGAAAAGTTCGGCGTGATAGAGAAGATAAAAGCCGGACTGAAAAACGACCCGCCCAAAGACCTCTCCATACGCGAGATCATAGACATAGACGGCCTTAGAATTATCTTTGACAACGGATGGGCGCTAATGCGGGCAAGCAACACACAGCCCGTGCTCGTCTTGAGATACGAGGCAACGGACGAGGCGTCGATAGAAAAATTCAAGGGGTTCGTAAGGGCAAGGATAAAACAGGCCTGGAGCGGGTTTAAGGGTTAGAAGGGTCTGCAACAAGCTCGAAAGCGCCGTCATCGAGGTCGACATTTGGCTTCGCGCCTTTTACTACTATTTCAAAGGACTCTCCTCTGCTCTCAACGCGCATAGACCGCGGCAGCATAACGCAGCCCGTCTCTTCATAACCGCCAAGCGTCACGACAACCGAAAGCGGCCCTACCGCCTTTACGGCCTTTGCTATGCGCCCGTCTGCCGAACGTTCGAGCTGCCACGAATCCGAAAGAATGCCGCCAAAAGCTCCTCTATCATCAAAAAGAAACTCTACAACCTCGCGTGCGGTAAGAAGGGTTAATGGGTTTGAGCCGTTAGACTCATCGCAATCCCTGACGCTTCCTTCCGAATAATAGGCGCACCCCTTGTCGCTTGCCGCTATAATGGCAATACGCCTGTTCATTGCGCCGTAGACCTCGAAGCGCATGGCATCCGGGCGCCTGACATACATAACGGCCCTTGCCGCGTTTTCGGAATTTTCGTGTTTGATAAGAGCGGTTATTCTAAGCGTAGAGATAACGCCTGCAGCGGCGCAATCAGGCTTTATGGCAGGGGCCGATACGCACCCGGCAAGCAGGACAAAGAGCGCGGCAAGGCAAATCGCGCGAAGCACAGCCTTATTCCTTCTCTTTTTCTAATTCGCGTCTGACGTTACGAAGCTTTTCCTTTAATGCCTCGTTACCCGGCGACAGGCTTGCTGCGCGGCCGTAGGCCTCCTCGGCCTTTCTCTTGTTGGAACTTTTCAGATATACGTCGCCAAGATGCTCGGCAACGGTAGGGTCTTCCGGCAGATACTTCGTCGCCCTCTCGAGCTCCGCTACCGCCTTCTTCAATTCGCCCTTCTTGAAATACACCCAGCCGAGGCTGTCGAGTATGTCGCCGCTCTCGGGCTTTTCCGCCAGGGCGCGCTTTATGTAACTCTCGGCTTTATCGAGGTCCATGCCGCGCTCCGCAAGCGCGTAGCCGAGATAGTTCAACGCATTAACATGCCTCGGGTTTATGGCTATGACCGCGTTCATGTGCTTTAAAAAATTATCCCAGTTGCCGCTTTCGTCGTAGAGTTCTCCGAGAAGATAGTGCCTGTCGGCATCACCCGGGGCTTTCTTTACTTCCTCCTCGAGCACCTTTATGGCCGCATCCCTTTCGGCCCCGGCCTCGGTTTTCTTGTCAAGCGAGGCAAAGAGCTTGGCGGCGCGGCGCTTGGCCTCGACAAACCACTCATCATTCTTCTTTATCTTCGAAAACTCGACAGCGGCCTTTTCCGGCTTACCTGCCTTTTCACATACAGTTGCCAGATAAAACCTCAACCTCGAGTTATCGGCGTCTATCTTAAGGGCCCCCTCGAACTCGACGGCGGCCTCATCGTTCATGCCGAGCTTATCCATATAGATAAGCCCTTTCTTCGTATACGCATCAAGGGCCGAATGCGAAACCTTTTTAAGCTCTTCGTACTGCTCAAGGGCTTCCTCGTAACGTTTTTCTGCGACAAGCACCCTTGCAAGGAGCTTTCTAACCGAATACTCGTGCGGCGAAATCCCTATTGCCTTCGTATATATCTCTATGGCCTTTGCGTTATCGCCTTTATTCTCGTATAACCTCCCAAGCTCCACATGCGCCGACGGAAACTCGGGACCAAGCTCCACGGCCTTGTTTAGATGTTCGAGCGCATCGTTTAGGCGCCCCATCTCCGACTCCGCAAGCCCGAGATAATACAACCCCACGACCGAATCCGGCACTTCGCTTATCAGTTTTTTGTAAATCTCTATCGCCCTGTCGTGATCGTTGTTATTGACATATATATTGCCGAGTATCAGATACGGCCTCTGGTTCTTGGGGTCGAGTTTTATAACGGCCCCGAACTCGGCTATGCTTTCGTCGTATTTTTTATCCACCAGGTAAAGATCGCCAAGCATCAACCGTCCGCGCACATCCGACGGCGCAAGCTCCACGGCCTTCTTCGCCATAAGAAGGGCCCTGTCTATATCGCCATGTTTGTAATAAAGATACGCGAGTTCGGAGTGCACAAGGGCCGATGACTCGTCTATGGCAAGCACCTTTTTGTAATATTCTATGGCTCCCTTTATATCTCCGGAATCCTTTAGTTCCTGTGCTACGAGGAAATAATAATAGGTATCGCTCTCGTTTTTCTTCTCTACGACGACATCCTCTACGCGAGGCTTTCCGTCGACCTCTATGACCCCGCCCTGCTGTTTCCCGGGATGCTTGGCATTCATTGAAGGCCCGTGCGCGCACGCAGCAAGGGCGCCCGTGATAATCGCAACGAGCGGCAACAAGACAATGCGGCCGGCCTGATTACGCGCTATCTCAAAACTTGACATATTCATGGTTATTCACCTTATCCCGCGACACTCGGGACATTACTTTGGGTTGATATCCGCAAAAATACCGACAAAACGCCACAGATACGGCTTATCTTTTTATTTTAACATTTCGGAGAAACCTGAGTCAATGAACGGTTGCTTACGATGAAAACGGCGTAACGATGCGGGAAATCAAGACGCGTGCGGCTCATGCGCGGTCTTTTCTGCAGCCTTTGGCACGGCAGAGCCAAGAACTGCCTCTGCGCGGCTTATCACATCCTCGGAGATTACCATGCCCTCGCCCCTGCCCATATCAAGAAGTATCTCGGCAAGGGTCTCTGCCTTTTCCCTGGGGCTAAGGTGCTTATGAATAAGAATGCGCTTCAAACCCTTAAGCACAAAAGCGCCGCCATGGGTATTGACCTCCCCTTTTTTCAGGTCGTCGTACCCGACCTGTATGGAGAGCCCCTCGGCAGCCTGCTCAAGGAATATAAGCGTTTCTTCGTGCTTCACACATATATAATCTCAATAATCGCTTGGGCTTGTCAAGACAAAACAGGCAAAAGAACAAACCCTGCATATTGACAACCGGGCCGGCTTATTCTATATTAGATATAGCCGCATAACGTCTAAAAACCGGAGCCTTAAAATGTCGGAAAACGTGATTGAAGTAGCAGATTCCTCCTTTGACGCAATGATTCTCAAATCCGAACTGCCAGCTCTCCTTGATTTCTGGGCGCCGTGGTGCGGCCCCTGCAAGGCTATATCTCCAACGGTTGAGCAACTGGCCGCGGAATACAAAGGCAAGTTGCGGGTCGCCAAGATAAACGTCGACGACAACCCCGCCACACCAAGCAACTTCGGTGTACGCGGCATCCCTACACTAATACTCTTCAAGGGCGGCAAAGAAGTCGACCGCATCGTGGGCGCGGTATCGAAAAGCAACATGATAAGCCTGATTGGCAAAGCACTCTAATCTGCCTCCTTATCACACAGACCATCCATGGCAGCCGGATTGTCCTGCAAAGGACAATCCGGCGCATATAGCAATAACCGCAAAACATTCAAAACATTGGCCGCTAGATTCCAAAGACCTTGCAAATCATATCCATTACGCATTTTTTACAAGGCTTACAATTATTGTCAGGTTACTTTTGTCATTACCCTGCGGTTACAGTTTTAAAACTCCTTTAATAACAATAGGTTAGCTGCCGCCCCGATCTGGCATCCTTCTTGCTCTTATACTATGGCATAAGGCAATTGCCTTGGATAATTAACTAAACTTAATACAGAACAAAACACAAAATAGCACTTACACAGGAGGGTATATAAAATGAATACATTTAGAGCAAAGTTTTTGGCATCCGTAGCAGTACTGGCAGTGGCAGCGCTATTAACACTTGCGTATACAACCGCGACAAGCGCAGCACCGGCACCGCCGAAAGTTCCTAAAGTCGTTTATACGATAGACGGCGCAATAAACCTTACAAAGAACCTTGCGGCAAGGAACGAGATAACGAACCCCGGCGTGCTTAACGCAATACTTAAGCAACTCGACGGCGCAAAGGACAAGATAAAGGCAGGCGACAAGGCCGTTGCGGTAAACAAGCTCGAGGCAACCAAGAACTTCATTGGGGCCCAAGCGGATAAGCACATTACTCAAAACGGAGCAACAACACTCCTTAACTACCTTACGAACCTGATAAAGGTACTAAACGCATAAAAATAACCGACCCCTCCTGAAGGCCCGCGCCGATGCAGTTTTATTTGCGGCGCGGGCCTTTTCCTTTTCAAGTTCCGCCCCGTATCCATTGAAAAAATGCGCATATCCTGATAGAATCGATATAGTAGCCTCCTGACAAAATCCTTCCCATCAAAACAAGGGGACTTCGATGAAAGAAATTCTGACCCCGAACGCTCTAACGGTTCTCGGAAAAAGATACCTCAAAAAAGACAGCAGCGGCAACGCTGCCGAGGGCCCCGAAGACATGTTCAGACGTGTTGCCGCGAATATCGCAAGCGCAGAGTCCGCATACGGACATCCGTCGAAAAAAGCCGAGGAAGAATTCTACGAAATGATGACCTCTCTTGAATTCCTCCCCAACTCCCCAACCCTTATGAACGCCGGCAGAAAGCTCCAGCAACTCGCGGCATGCTTTGTGCTGCCAATCGAGGACTCGATAGAATCCATATTCAAGGCCGTAAGAGACACTGCCGTGATACACCAATCAGGAGGCGGCACCGGGTTTTCGTTCTCGAGACTAAGGCCCGCAAACGACACTGTTGAGTCCACCGGAGGCATGGCAAGCGGCCCCATATCCTTCATGCGCGTATTTAACACCGCAACCGAGGCAATAAAGCAGGGTGGCACAAGGCGCGGGGCCAACATGGGCGTACTTTCCGTGCACCACCCGGATATCCGCGCATTCATAACAGCGAAAGACGACCCAAAGGAGTTCGCCAACTTCAACCTCTCTGTTTCCATTACGGAAGAATTCATGCGCGCGCTGCGCTCCGGCGAACCTTACCCGCTTACCAACCCACACACAGGTAAAATTTCGGCAATGGCGGATGCAGCCGAGATGTTCTCGCTCATAGCAACTTCTGCATGGAAGGGCGGAGAGCCCGGCATCCTCTTTATCGACGCGATAAACACCGTAAACCCGACCCCGAGGCAGGGTGCCATGGAGGCGACAAACCCGTGCGGCGAGCAACCGCTCCTGCCATACGAGGCCTGCAACTTGGGCTCCATAAATCTTTCCCGCATGCTTAAAAAAAGCCCCGGCAGGGAATGGAGCATGGACTTCGACAAGCTTGCCAGAACAGTGCACACGGCTGTCCGCTTTCTGGACAATACTATAGACATGTGCAAATACCCGCTCCAGGAGATAGACAAAACGGTCAGGGGCAACCGTAAGATAGGGCTTGGAGTAATGGGCTTTGCCGACATGCTTATACGCCTTGGCATTCCCTACGGCAGCGAGGCCTCGCTATCTACAGCCGAGGAGGTCATGGGTTTTATCAATAAGACCGCAAAGAAGGCGAGCGCCTCTCTTGCAAAGGAGCGCGGCGCATACCCAAGCTGCGAGGCCGGGCACGGGGCAAGGAACGCGACTGTAACAACGATTGCGCCAACCGGCACGCTTTCCATAATAGCCGGGTGCTCCTCGGGCATAGAACCGCTTTATGCATTAAGCTACGATCGAAGGGCCCTTGGCAACATAACACTCCACGAAATGACGCCTCTTCTCGAGGAAGCGCTCTTTGACGAAGGATTTCTAAAGGAAGAAATACTAAAACACGTGCGCGAAGGCAAAGGCCTCGGCGAAAGACCCGATGTGCCGGAAAAAATAAAAAGGCTTTTTGTCACGGCAGAAGGGATATCCCCGGACGACCATGTACGCGTGCAGGCGGCATTCCAAAGACACACGGACAATGCCGTAAGCAAGACCGTAAACCTTTCTTCGGCATCAACCCCCGAGGACGTAATGCGCGTCTACCTTCTCGCATACGAACTCGGGTGCAAGGGCATTACCGTGTACCGGTCCAGATCAAGAACAGAGCAGGTGCTTAGCTGCAAGGATACTCCCTACTGCTAAAAGATACGTGTTGATTTTTTCGTAAAAACATCTATCATATAGCGAACAGAAAAACGGAGCCGGTAAAAACACATGTCCTTATCCCACGAAATACTGCTACTACTGTTTTACCTCGTCATCATAGTCGTGGCCTGCGAACTCTTCGCAAACGCAATCGAATCGCTCGGGGCAAAACTTAACTTCTCCGAGGGCGTCACGGGAAGCATATTCGCGGCAGTAGGCACGGCACTTCCGGAATCAATGGTGCCGGTAGTCGCAATCGTCGGCGCATGGACTTCGGGCAACTCGGAACTAAGCCAGCACGTTGCAGAAGAGGTCGGCGTCGGCGCCATACTTGGAGCGCCGTTCATGCTCTCGACCCTCGCCTTCTGCCTTGCCGGCGGGGCGACGTATTACTTCAGAAAGAAACGCAACACAAACTCCCTTAAACCCGAACCAACCGGATTCAGAAGGGATATCGAGTTTTTCCTCGTGGCCTTCACCCTTGCTTTTATCGTGGCCTTTTTGCCGCAAAGCCTGAAACTCGTAAGGCTCTTTGTGGCGATAATGCTCATCATCCTTTACTTCTACTATGTGCTCGAAACCGTAAAGGCCAGCGAAAAACTCGTTGCCTCGGGGCACGGGGTGGAAGAAAGTAACCCACTCTACATATCGCGCGTATTTAGCGACCATATGACGTTCGTGGTTATACAGCTTCTCGTAGCCGTGGGCTTCATTATTTTCGGCGCAAAAGGGTTCGTGCACGGTGTAGAGGGGCTCTCTAATATACTCGGCATACCCGTAATCGCCCTGTCGCTCATAATCGTGCCTATTGCCACCGAACTTCCCGAAAAGGTAAACAGCGTCATCTGGATACGCTCATCAAAGGACACGATGGCCGTCGGGAACCTTAGCGGCGCAATGGTCTTTCAGGGAAGCATGCTCCCGG is a genomic window of Deltaproteobacteria bacterium containing:
- a CDS encoding tetratricopeptide repeat protein, which translates into the protein MSSFEIARNQAGRIVLLPLVAIITGALAACAHGPSMNAKHPGKQQGGVIEVDGKPRVEDVVVEKKNESDTYYYFLVAQELKDSGDIKGAIEYYKKVLAIDESSALVHSELAYLYYKHGDIDRALLMAKKAVELAPSDVRGRLMLGDLYLVDKKYDESIAEFGAVIKLDPKNQRPYLILGNIYVNNNDHDRAIEIYKKLISEVPDSVVGLYYLGLAESEMGRLNDALEHLNKAVELGPEFPSAHVELGRLYENKGDNAKAIEIYTKAIGISPHEYSVRKLLARVLVAEKRYEEALEQYEELKKVSHSALDAYTKKGLIYMDKLGMNDEAAVEFEGALKIDADNSRLRFYLATVCEKAGKPEKAAVEFSKIKKNDEWFVEAKRRAAKLFASLDKKTEAGAERDAAIKVLEEEVKKAPGDADRHYLLGELYDESGNWDNFLKHMNAVIAINPRHVNALNYLGYALAERGMDLDKAESYIKRALAEKPESGDILDSLGWVYFKKGELKKAVAELERATKYLPEDPTVAEHLGDVYLKSSNKRKAEEAYGRAASLSPGNEALKEKLRNVRRELEKEKE
- the trxA gene encoding thioredoxin; translation: MSENVIEVADSSFDAMILKSELPALLDFWAPWCGPCKAISPTVEQLAAEYKGKLRVAKINVDDNPATPSNFGVRGIPTLILFKGGKEVDRIVGAVSKSNMISLIGKAL
- a CDS encoding adenosylcobalamin-dependent ribonucleoside-diphosphate reductase — its product is MKEILTPNALTVLGKRYLKKDSSGNAAEGPEDMFRRVAANIASAESAYGHPSKKAEEEFYEMMTSLEFLPNSPTLMNAGRKLQQLAACFVLPIEDSIESIFKAVRDTAVIHQSGGGTGFSFSRLRPANDTVESTGGMASGPISFMRVFNTATEAIKQGGTRRGANMGVLSVHHPDIRAFITAKDDPKEFANFNLSVSITEEFMRALRSGEPYPLTNPHTGKISAMADAAEMFSLIATSAWKGGEPGILFIDAINTVNPTPRQGAMEATNPCGEQPLLPYEACNLGSINLSRMLKKSPGREWSMDFDKLARTVHTAVRFLDNTIDMCKYPLQEIDKTVRGNRKIGLGVMGFADMLIRLGIPYGSEASLSTAEEVMGFINKTAKKASASLAKERGAYPSCEAGHGARNATVTTIAPTGTLSIIAGCSSGIEPLYALSYDRRALGNITLHEMTPLLEEALFDEGFLKEEILKHVREGKGLGERPDVPEKIKRLFVTAEGISPDDHVRVQAAFQRHTDNAVSKTVNLSSASTPEDVMRVYLLAYELGCKGITVYRSRSRTEQVLSCKDTPYC
- a CDS encoding sodium:calcium antiporter, yielding MSLSHEILLLLFYLVIIVVACELFANAIESLGAKLNFSEGVTGSIFAAVGTALPESMVPVVAIVGAWTSGNSELSQHVAEEVGVGAILGAPFMLSTLAFCLAGGATYYFRKKRNTNSLKPEPTGFRRDIEFFLVAFTLAFIVAFLPQSLKLVRLFVAIMLIILYFYYVLETVKASEKLVASGHGVEESNPLYISRVFSDHMTFVVIQLLVAVGFIIFGAKGFVHGVEGLSNILGIPVIALSLIIVPIATELPEKVNSVIWIRSSKDTMAVGNLSGAMVFQGSMLPALGIFLTPWTMNLTVMASGLLTIIAALWLYYCIRRGIEIRARHLVLNGILYIIFVGIVIYGYA